The nucleotide sequence GGCAGACATTAAAATTGCTGTATTTGCTCAATTGTGCTAACTTAAAGCTTAAAATTGAAAAATATTTATGTTAGAAGAAAAATACAGCTTTAGAGAAATTGAAGACAAATACAACATATTATGGGAAGGTAGTAAAGTTTATAAATGGAATGGTGAAAAGGATAATACTTTCACTATAGATACACCTCCACCAACGATATCTGGAAAGTTACACATCGGTCACATATTTAGCTATTGCCATACGGATTTTATTGCAAGGTTTCAGCGTATGCTGGGAAAAGATGTATTTTATCCAATTGGGTTTGATGATAATGGGCTTCCCACTGAAAGGTTAGTTGAGCAAACCTATAAAACCCGTGCAAAAGAAGTTGGCAGAGAAAAATTTATAGAAATGTGCCATGAAGTTATTGAGAAGTCAAAGCAAGAATTCAAGGAGTTATTTAAATCGGTCGGCATTAGTTATGATTGGAGTTTGGAATATCACACGATCAGCAAGGAAGCTGTGGCACTTTCTCAAATGTCATTTGTTGATTTATATAATAAGGGATATGCATACAGGAAAATGCAACCTATTCTTTGGGACCCAGTTGATAAAACCGCAATTGCACAAGCGGAAATAGAAGATAAAATTTTTGAATCATCTTTAAATACAATAGTTTTTTCCACTGAAGAAAATGAGCAGATTCACATCGCAACTACACGACCTGAGTTGCTTCCAGCATGCGTTGCGGTTTTTTGTCACCCGGAGGATGAACGCTATACTCAGCTGATTGGTAAGACAGCCATAGTGCCAATGACAGGGGCAAAAGTTCCAATAACAGCTGATGATAAGGTCAAAATAGATAAAGGCACTGGACTTGTTATGTGCTGTACATTTGGTGATGAGCTCGACATATATTGGCAGCAAAAGCATAATCTGCCGGTGACAATTATCATTGATCAGGATGGAAGAATGAATCTGCATGCAGTGAAATGGATCCCAGTGTTTGACACTGGGATCCATGGGCTAAAGGTCAAAGAAGCAAGAAAGAAAATAATTGAAATCCTAACTGAAAAGGGCCTTTTGATAGAAAGTACTAACATTTCTCATTCCGTAAAATGTGCAGAAAGATCTGGTGCATCACTTGAAATATTATCTACTTATCAGTGGTTTATCAAGACTTTAGAACAAAAAGTTCAACTGTTAGATAAAGTGAGAGAATGCAATTGGCATCCAGAATCTATGCGTAAACGCATGGAGGTGTGGATAGAAGGGCTAAATTGGGATTGGTGCATTTCAAGACAGCGTTATTTTGGTGTGCCATTTCCAATTTGGTATTCAAAACGTAAGGGAGAAGAAGGCAAAATCATTCTAGCTGAAGTAAAGGATTTACCTGTAGATCCATTAAAAGGTTTGCCGAAAGGCTATAGCAGAGAAGAAGTTACTCCAGATCAAGATGTGATGGATACTTGGGCAACAAGTGCGATCACTCCTCAACTAAGTGCACTGGCAGTAAACAGTGAGCT is from Wolbachia endosymbiont (group B) of Hofmannophila pseudospretella and encodes:
- a CDS encoding valine--tRNA ligase encodes the protein MLEEKYSFREIEDKYNILWEGSKVYKWNGEKDNTFTIDTPPPTISGKLHIGHIFSYCHTDFIARFQRMLGKDVFYPIGFDDNGLPTERLVEQTYKTRAKEVGREKFIEMCHEVIEKSKQEFKELFKSVGISYDWSLEYHTISKEAVALSQMSFVDLYNKGYAYRKMQPILWDPVDKTAIAQAEIEDKIFESSLNTIVFSTEENEQIHIATTRPELLPACVAVFCHPEDERYTQLIGKTAIVPMTGAKVPITADDKVKIDKGTGLVMCCTFGDELDIYWQQKHNLPVTIIIDQDGRMNLHAVKWIPVFDTGIHGLKVKEARKKIIEILTEKGLLIESTNISHSVKCAERSGASLEILSTYQWFIKTLEQKVQLLDKVRECNWHPESMRKRMEVWIEGLNWDWCISRQRYFGVPFPIWYSKRKGEEGKIILAEVKDLPVDPLKGLPKGYSREEVTPDQDVMDTWATSAITPQLSALAVNSELGLPSHRYDKIFPADLRSQSHEIIRTWAFYTILKAHYHADSLPWKNIMISGWCLADDKKKMSKSKGNIITPHVMLETYGADVVRYWAANSRLGVDTVYSENIFKIGKRLVTKLWNASKFVSMFMEKHQALSINSISETMDKWILSKLYKVIEKTTNNLLQFEYCEALSAIEEFFWKDFCDNYLELVKKRAYGDALDSEANMSAKQSLAYVLNIILRLFAPFLPYITEEIYHQLYSYNSVHNKSNWPSKEELIYDEHSEEMGDNFVQILNLVRKIKADNNVSVKHLIKKLTIKANAEDDKLNQSAHDDLQSVCNAEVIEWVESTEAELITENGKFTVSLLIDVT